Within Suricata suricatta isolate VVHF042 chromosome 12, meerkat_22Aug2017_6uvM2_HiC, whole genome shotgun sequence, the genomic segment CTGCAGCCTGAACCACTCTTCCGGTGTCCGTCCCCTCCCCAGGACTTCCACAGCCACCTGACTCGAAGCGAGGTcgtggggtacctggggggccgCTGGGACATCAACAGCCAGAGTGGGTATTTggggccaggtgggcaggggggtGTTCGGGGCTGGGGCTGATGTCTACACCTCCTGCTGGCCTCTGCGCAGTGCTCACGGTGCTCAGAGCCTTCCCCTGTCGCAGCCGGCTGGGGGACGCGGACACAGCGGCCACCATGGAAGAGGAGGTGAGGGGGCGCGAGGGGTCAGGGTGTCGCGGGGAGGGCTGGTGTGGACGCAGCTGTCCTGGCTGCCCCGTTCCGGGGGCTCGCAGTGCAGAACGAGTGTGCCGGAGTGTGTGTGCGCGTCCGCCCCAGGGCTGTGACCCGTTCGTGGTCCTGATTCCCCTGCCCGGGCGGCCAGCCCTCCTTCCCCCTGCGCCTCCGTTTCCACGCCGTGCCTGGCACATCGTACAAGCCCAGTGACTATCAGCTGGCATTCTTTACAGTGCTGCCATGGTGGTGCTTTGTAAGTGCCTGGCACCGAGCCACGCGCGTCACACCCGCCTTCGGCACCAGCGGGGACCCATGGGGACAGGGGAATAGGTGCGGATTTGGCACGCATGTCTCTTGGCCCACCTCTTTCTTGCTCCTTACGCCAATGCTTACCTCTGCTTGCCGAGGGTATCGAGAAATGCTCACACAGCTTCCCATTTAACCGAGTGCCTACTCGTGCCAGAAATTGCCCATACAGCATGCTGAAAATATGTTTCTGCCGTTGTTTTGTGACAGGTGTTATCTTTCTTATGTATTTGTTGGCcgtgcctcccccccccccccccgccccggcctccAAGAGGGCGGGGGCAGGGTCCGTCTCGGTGCCGCGCGGTGTCCCCAGGCCAGGCCCGCAGCAGCCACAGATTAAATGCTAGCCTCGGATGGGGACGGAGCGCCGCAGGTGCGCGCGAGGGCCGGTGGAGCGCCTGCCTCTACCGCAGCCTCCCCTGTGCCCCCAGATCTACCAGAGCCTGATCCTGCGGGGCCTGTCCCTGGTGGGCTGGTACCACAGCCACCCGCACAGCCCTGCACTGCCGTCGCTGCAGGACATCGACGCGCAGATGGAGTACCAGCTGCGGCTGCAGGGCTCCAGCAACGGCTTCCAGCCCTGCCTCGCCCTGCTCTGCTGTAAGTCCCGGGCACGCGCGCGCcttgcgtgtgtgcgtgtgcgcatgtgcgCGCGTGCTCGTGGTCCTTCCGGGCTGCCGACCCCTCCTGGCCCAGTCCCCACTCTCGCTGTCCTCCTGCAGCCCCTTACTACTCCGGCAACCCGGGCCCCGAGTCCAAGATCTCCCCCTTCTGGGTGATGCCGCCCCCTGAGGTAGgtggggctgtggggggaggcagggccgGCGCTGCGGGCCAGGGGGAGGCCTGCTGATGGTCCGTGGCCAGGACTCCGGTTCTGGGCTGATTCAGGGGgagctgggcctcagtttcccccgtGAGATGGGAACATGACCGCTGCACTGTCCGAGGCGCCTGAGAGGGCCTGCGAGGTGAGGGATGGTGAAAAGGTGCGGGCATCGCGAGGAGCGTGCCTCCCCCGCGAACCTTGCCGAGTGCCGGTCCCCACATCTGCCCCGGGGTCACAAATCGGGGTTGGGGAGCAATCCCACGGGTGTGGCTCGCTTCCCGGCCTCTCTTGCCGGGGGCAGGGCCACCCCGCCTCCGGAGCTGCGCCGCAGCCTTCGGTGGAGGACCCACGTGGCTCTCTGAACCTGGTGGCAGCGTGATTCTCTGGTGGCCCAGGACACCTCAGGGATCGGAGGCTGGGCGTGACTGGCTTGTGTCCCTGCCAGCAAAGGCCCAGCGACTACGGCATCCCCATGGACGTGGAGATGGCCTACGTCCAGGACAACTTCCTGACTAATGACATCCTTCATGAGATGGTGAGCTCACTCCCGGGTGGGGTGCACAGGGCCCCAGCTGGACAGCGGCGATACTGTAGGGCTCGGCGGAATGTGCCACATCAGGGGAGGGGTTAGACTCCTGGTCCAGGGCTGAAAATCACCTGCGGCTCTTAGGCTCATGCCCCCGATCCTTGCCCGCCTGCTCCCCCAACCTGGCCTCGCAGTTCTGGAACTTACGGAGGCGCCGCGCAGGGCCTTGGGCCTCTGCACCTGCACTGATTCCCCAAATGGAGGCACGTGAGGGGACTCGAGCTGGTTTTAGTGTCTGTGTTCCAActggcatttaaagaaaaagaaaagagctagtGGGTCACACCTGGGGGATCACGGACACACTTAACGGAGGCTGCGCGAGGGGGCAGGGTCAGGCCTGTGCCGCCAGCGagtccctccccctccagcactCGGCGTGGCTCCCGCTGCTTGGGGCTTCAGTCCCCGCTGGGGCCTCCTGCGGAGCTCCCTTTGGGCCTGCTCAGCGGTGAGGGTCCTGGAAACCCCCGGGCCCTACGGGAGTGCCCACGAGCGCCTGTGCTGCCCGCTGCCGCACCCCCTGCACCCGGCACGGGAGGGCGGGCGCGAGCGAGGCGTCCCATCGGCCCCCTGTCCGTAGATGCTGCTGGTGGAATTCTACAAGGGCGCCCCTGACCTCGTGAGGTTCCAGGAGCCCTGGAGCCAGGAGCACACGTACCTCGACAAGCTGAAGGTGAGAGGCGAGTCTGGCGCAGACACCCTTAGGAAGGCCGTGTTTGGGGAGCCCCCGAGAACCCACCCCTGGGCAGCCCGGAAAGTGCTGCGCTAAGTCGTTCCGTGTTAAGTATTTCCACCGGGTGTCAGCGTCGCCAGCCTGCGGTCTTGTTGGCTCCCTGCCGGTGCCGGCGGTAAGAGGGAGCCCCATTCCTGGGCAGGTAGAGAGGGGAGACCCCCGCAGGCAGCGGGGCGCCCACCGagtgcaggagggaggggccggTGGCCGCTCGGAGCAGAGGGCGCTGGGCTGCGTCATCGGGttggcctggggggggggggggagtgtgtgACCGGCTTCCTGCTGGCAAGCCCCAGTAGAGAACGGCAGGTTCGCAcgtttgcttgttttgttcaaACTTCAAGAGTGACCGGATATTCCGGCGGCCACAGGTCACCTCCACCCCGGCACTGGGCTGGCGGGGCGGGCGTGGCCCCCACGCAGGGGCTGAGAGCCAGCCTCGGGAGGAGGCAGCTGGGAAGAGCCCACGATCTAGAATGTGCAGAGGCCTGCCCCCCTCTAAACCCAGAACATTCCACATGAGCGGGCCTCATTTGAAACTAAAATCTTGCTTTGGGGACGCTACCTGTAGAGGGGCTGGCAGAGCCTCTGCCAGGACGACGGGCACAGGCCTGAGGCGCCTGCCCTGCCCCTTCCAGATCTCCCTGGCCAGCAGGACGCCCAAGGACCAGGGCCTGTGCCACGTGCTGGAGCAGGTCTACAGCCTTCTTAACCCGGGGAGCTGAGACCCTGCggcccaggggctctggggactGCGGTGGCAATAAAGGACAGAAGCAAAGAGCCTGGGCGTGTGTctcgggggggaggggggggctgtaCTTGTCACCGGgcagcagtgcaggaggggaCACCTTGAGTGAGCATGGACTTCCTGGGGCCGCTGGGACATCTGGAGGACGTCCTGCCCACGCTGGTGGCCGGGCACCAACGTGTCCCAAGGCctgccctccctggctctctgtgggtgttgggggaggggcggggggggggggaagacccACCCTGCACCCCAATCAAGCAAGAGGCTGTAGAAAGAGacatttaatactttaaaaaacatcagGATTACATTTTGATCGCCCTCGATTGTGACCCAGGTTGCACTGCTCGTGTCTGCGCCTCCCCCGTGTAATGGCAGTGAGGGGGCCTCAGAGCCCAGTGTCCCTGGGGCTTCAGGGTCTTCAGAGGAGGGGAATGTGATCCAGTCCCAAGGTCCCCTGGTCGAGCCGACTTTTGGATTAGGCAGGAGGGGAAGTGGAGGCAGGGCTCGGCTCTGCTGGGCAGGACAGCTGCCTGCCTTGGTCTGTGTGTAGGGAGATGGCTGGGGCCACTGTCAACAACGTGGCAGTAGCCAGCCTGTGACCCTCCCGCGTGTGGTCCTGGCAGCCGGGGGGCTGGGGACCCCGAGTCCCGGCTGTGGTGCACGTGTGCACGGCTGGTGGCGGTGGCTTATGCCGGAGGAGCGTCCGTGTGCttgtctggggtggggcccccGACacgtgggcagggaggagggggtgcggggcagggaggagggcactggagGAGGGAGACTACAGGCCTCTGAGGCTGATCAGAGGGCCGGTCTTTAGGGGAACCCTGAGGACCCCAGGCTGTCCCTCCCCAGGGAGGTGGCATCTGCGGGCGAGCCCGGGCCTGGGGAGCCCTGGAGTTGGGGCTGGGAGTGTTGGGGGTGAACTGGAAAGCCAGGTGGGGAGTCTGGGCCAGGGGTCCTGCTCAGAACCCGGCTCCTGTTAAGGGCAGGTCTCCTggcatggagggggaggggggctgggggacgGGGTGTGCACGCGCCTGTGTGAGGGAGGGGGCCCCCCTGGAGGGGCGGGAGGAAGTTAGTGTTTCTAGAGCACCTTAGTGTTGGCCCCTAGGCGTGCGGGGCCAGGGAGCTGCAGTCGGGGAGCAGGAGTCCCCTGGACCGCCACGGGGACTGGGGGCTGCCGGGGGAGGCGGGCCCCTCCCAGACACCCAGCCCAGCCGCCCAGGCGGTGGAATGCAGGCCGCCCGGGCGGGCGATGGGGCGTCGCCGTCACTGCGGCAGGGGCACCAGCACCTCCACGTAGCTGAGGGGGAAGAAGCCCGACTGGCCGTGGAGCATGCCCTCGTACCAGTTCTCGTCGATCTGGTTGGTCAGCGTGATGACGTCGCCCTCGTGGAAGCCCAGCTCGCCGGCATTCTCAGGCTCGAAGTCGTACAGAGCCTTGCAGCTCGGCTGGTCCAGGGGGGCTGCGGGCGGGGGCTCGGCTCAGCCGCGGGCTCCTGCGCCCACCCCTCCGGGTCCTCCAGCCCCTGAAGGGCAGCTGTCCTTGctgttgcccctccccccagctttgTCAGGAAGACAAGGGACAAGAGGGACAGAAATGTGAGTGGCCACCGAAGCGCTCCTGGGAGGAGCGAGGGGGGCCCAGGGGCATCGGGGTGACGGCATGACCAGAAGCCCCCAGCGGGCCCCtcggagagcctggagcccagagaggccaTGCTGTGCTGCCCGGCCCGCCCGAGCCGGGCTGAGAGGCCGGACAGTAGGGCCGACCTCCTACCAGAGGACGGAGAGGCCCTCCCGAAACAGACTGGAAGGCAGTCGTGCAGACGGAGGCGGGGCCCAGGCCCGAGGGGACACTCACGCATGCTCCTGCTGGGGGTCCGGATGGGCTTCTCGGAAGACCGGAAAGATGACGAGGCTGTGTGCAGACAAAGCACAGAAGTGGGTTGAAGACCCGGGGCAGGGGCTGGCTCTGCGGGCTGGATGGGGCAGCGGCTGGGGGcggccccctccccgctccttACCTGTGATCTTGGGGGCCGTGGCGCAGGGGAAACCCCCGTTGGACTGCTCAGGCTCCCCAAGGTCGAAGGGCTCCCGAGGCTTGGGCTCCCGCCGGGGGCGAGAGGAGGCTTCCCGCATCCTGCGTGCAGGCAGGAGAGCTGTGAGCGGCCAGCGGCCCAGGGGCCGTGCCTGCCTCGCTGAAGGGccacctccaccctccaccccccacccccccaagtcATGCTGCCGCCGCCAAAAGGCCCCCCGTCGGTCAGCTCCAGCTAGGGCCCTTCTCAGAGCTGCCAGCTGGCCAGGTCCCACCAAACCCCAAAGCCCCCTCAGTGTGCCACCCTGCCTGGGACCAGGGCTGCCCACGTCCCCTTCTCAGGCTCTGGACTCCCAACGACTCTCAGAGACGGGAGCCCCGCGCACCAGCGCCCTGGTAACCGCCCCCTCGGCCCCGAACTGTGACACGCCTTGTTCTTCTGGCCTGCCGTCCTCTGGCCGCTCCGACCCTCCCCTGGGACAGCGGGGACAAGCCCAACATCTTCCTCCGGGAACCCCCACCCGTGAGTGCAGTCTCGCAGAGGCTAGTGGTGTTCTGGGCGCCCCGAGGGACCAGCCCAGGGATCCATGGGAGCGACCCTGGCTTCCTGGGTGCCCTGGCCCAGCGCGAAGCAGGACGAGGCTCACCTTCGCTTGAGCTTCTCGGCCAGCTCGTCCAGGATCTGCACGGCCTGCCGGTGGTAGTCCAGCTGCGCATCCACCAGCGCGGACAGCTGGCTCACCTGCTCAATCTGCAGGGGAGCAGCCTGCTGAGGGAGGGGCTCTTCCTGTGACCCCTCCTCCCAAGGCCGCCCCTCTCCAGACTGCTCCTGACACGGggtcccagccccctccccatctgCCTGACCCTTCTGCCACAGCTGGAGGTGCCCCAAAATTCAAGGGGGGGGGTGGCCGCCCCCTTAGGACGCTGAACCCACCGTGGATGGAGCACGCATGACTCCGcgcacagccccccccccccccgcccccggccaggGCTCCCCGCGGGGAGGGCCCGACATACATCGGTCTCCAGGAGGTTGTGCATGCTGGTCTCGGCCACCTCCTTGGACTCCTCGAACTTCTCCAGGGCCTGGCGCAGCTCCTCATCGGGGATCCTGCCCTGCCGCTTTTTCTTGTAGTCAAAGTCCAGGCGGCGGCCCTCCAGTTTCTTTAggtggtgctggggtggggggatggtgcACGTGAACTGGGGACCCCCAGGGGCGGGCAGGTGTGTTGGGCGGggcaaagggaggaaggggacagggagagacacGGGCAGCACCTGGATCTCCTTCAGGTCTTTGTCACACAGGTTCTGCAAGGGGTCGATGAAATTCTGCTTGACCTCTATGTCCAGGGAGTCTTTGACCTCTGCCAGGCGCTTCATGGACTCCCCGGCATCCAGCAGGGCGTCACCTACGGCAGAGTCcggagcaggggacagacagtCACAGGAGGTTGTGGCCTGGGGGCCCAAGACCCCCTACTCCACTTCTAAactgccctcctgccccagggcccagaTGCCAGAATTCAGGAGCAAACAAGGGACCCAGTGGCCAGAAGCTGGCGACTGCGGGGGTCAGACAGGCCCCCGCACCAAGAACCGGCCTCCCCAGCACCAGCTGGGGCCGGAAGGCCGGCTCTACAGCCACCAGCCCGCCCTCCCGCGGCAGCGCCCTCACCGAAGTTGGACTCGCCGCCCAGCTCCTTGCCGTGGCGGATCATGCACTCGCCCAGCAGGCCCTCGGACTGCGGGTAGCCAGGGTTCTTCACCTGCCCGCGGATCTTGGACACGGTGTTGAGCATCGTCAGCTTGGCCCGGGAGGCTGGGGCAAAACGGGCCGAGTGAGGCCTCGAGGCCTGCCCTCCGCTCcgggctcctccctctccccaacacccTTCTTCGAAAGCGTGGCCCTTGGTTCCTGTGCCCGCTGGCGGCCAGGCTCCGCGGAGCAGCCCCTGCACAcacctccccttctctgctcacctcAGCCACCGAGGAGCCCCGGCAGGAGGCAGTGGGTGGCACCTCCTCAGGGCCCCTCTGGGCCCCCTGGTCCTGTGGCCCAGCTCAGATCAAGAAGCCGCCTTCCCTGGCCTGGGGGGTAGCACctcagagaaggggtgggggggcaggtgcCCCAGACACAGCCCTCCAcctggggtgcgggtggggggggTCATGTGCTTCCTTCCGCCTGCTCCAGGGCCATGGCTGGTGTCGCCGCCCGTCCCACACCTATCACCTCCTGCTGTGGGAACCGGTATTTGGATTTCCCTCAGGGAAAGGTCCCTGTACCCCTCTTGGACTAGGGGACCCCCACCTCATGCTCCAAAGCTGGGCAGGTGACTGGGGCCTGGCAAACGGGCAGGCAGCCAATTCCTACTGGTCTAATGAGTTGGTTCTGCAGAGAGACGCTCCCGTTTGCCAGGACTGTCAGCTGAAGGGTGGTGTAAGGCTAGGCCGGCCATGCAGCCAGGCGGACGCAGGGGAAAGAAATGCAGGACTCTGAGGCCATCCCTTGGATCCCTGCGATCCAGCCACACCCAAACCCAGCCCACCCTGGGGATGTCAGTTCCGTGCCCAGATTCCTCCTCTGTGCTGCGGTGACCGAACATCCCTGGCAGGCGCAGACCCCTCCCGGCAGGCTGGGCCCCCACCTGGGTTGGGCTGCAGGTACTCAATGGTCCTGGCCAGCACTTCCGTCACGGCCTTGCTGGTAACATCCACCTTCTGTGAAGAGAGGCAGCGTGTAGAGCTTCTGCAACCGTCACGGCACCGGAGGCCAACCCAGAGCTCCCAGACGGCCCTCGCCCTGCTCCTCAGCCCCGCCTGCCTCTGAGCCCACACAAGGGCTGCTGGCCTCCCTGTGTTTCACTACACGGTCCCCCAAGCTGGGGATCCGTCCATGCAggagcctcccacccccaccatggcCCAGATGAGGCGCTATGGGCAGGGAGCAGCGGTTCTCCTGGTACCTTCTCCATCTCTTTGAAGTCTTCATCGAGCTtcgtcccctctgcccctccgacCTTCTCACTGACCAGCTGGGGGACAGAAGGAGGGAAAACGGTGTGAGCCTCAAACGAGGGAGAGGCTGGACAAGGCTTTCCAGCCACATCCTGCCAGTGGGAGCAGATCAAGGGGTCGACATGTCCACAGTGGCTCCCCAGGGATGCCGAACACTAACGGATGGTGAGACGGGCGGCTGAGCCAGGCCCTGGCTCCAAACCCACACCTCCTGCAAACCCAGGGCTTAGGGGGCACCTTCTACTGGAAGGCTTCCCTGGCCATGCCTACCCCTCgactgtcccccacccctggagACCTGCCTGGGGCCAGCAGCTGAGTGACGTCCCCTCGTGGGGCTTAGGTGTCCACACACGGCCAGTGACACATGGTTCAGCTCCAGGCGGGGGGGAAGAGGCTCACCAAAGCCTCTTTGCTCAGGGAGGGGCACGCCTCCGCATCTCCGGGAAGGAATCTCGAGCACCCCGGGGCTAACACTTCCCTGACGTGGATTTTCCCTGGGTGCCTCTGGGAGACAAGCAGGCCTGCAGTGAGGAGGAGGGCCCGTGCTTGCACGGATGTGGCAACTGCGCCCCAAACGGGGTCAAGAGGAGACAGGACTGaccctgttttctcctcttgggTCAGGGTTTTTCTCCTGGGGGGAGCCTAGGAGTCCAGGAAGGGCCTGGGGTGCAGGGTCGCAGGTGAGAGGTGAGGCCactgccgggggtgggggtgggcaggaaggaAGTGGGGCTGGTGCAGGGCCTGCCCCGTGACCGCTGCCACCTGGAGTGGCTTGGGCTGCACGCCATCCTCCTGGGGACCTCGCAGGGAGCAGGGGCCGCCTCCTACTTCTGCTAGCCACTCTGTAAGGAAAGACCCTGCTGTCTCCCTGGGCGTTTAAGGGGCGTTCCACTGTATTTCATGGGACGGTTTCGGTTCTTTTGATGATGATAAAACAGGACATTCTCAAattcagtggttgccagagagggaAATGAGTTCACTGGCTGACGTGAGACCAGACTCTTCTGGTGAACTGGGAGGGAGCTGAAGCATCAGTGCTCAAAACCACACCTTCCGGACCTCCGGGTGCAGGAGGGCATGGACACAGTCACGGAGCCGACAGGGACAGGTCTCCCGGGCAGGAGCCACatccttccccctctgcccaggggaagggcacagacagGCCTGCagtcttttggggggggggtagggggtggaaGCAGTGCCTCCCCTGGAGCCCTCAGCTCTTCAGCACCACACGTGGGGACGGGTTTTCTAGGCTGTCCTTGCACCTGGGCACAGGGGAGGCCATGCTGGAGGCACCTGGGTCCCTACCAGTCTCCCCTCACCCTGCCCAGGAGCTCGGGGATCGGGTCCCTCAGGGAGCAGGTGACTGTCCCCCACACCCTTGGTCTTGGAACCAGCCCAAACAGGGCAGCCAGCCCTGGAGGCTCAGGGCTGGAGGGCCCTCGAAGGCCTGTCTGTAGGGAAGGCTGTGACCCTGACAGCTCCTCAGGAAAAGCACATGCACATTTTCGGACCCAACAAGAGTGGCAGACCCACCCGCAGAGATAACGCCTTCACCTGCAAAAAAGCCTGTGCCCCAAACGAAGAGCACACCTGCTGTGCTCCCTCCCTTGGTGCTCACTGCAGCCTGACCCCGCTCCCCCCCTGGtgggcagcccctcccctccatgtCTGAGATACAGTCAGGGACTCCCAGGGGCTCCGGCGTGGAAGGACTATCCCCCCACTGTCTGAGTGGCTGCGGCACCCCTCCTGCAGGGCCGTGACCACGGTCGTGCATGGAAACACAGCCCCCTGGGCACCTCCCAACTGCACGACAATGCTCCCAGTGCTGCCGCTGTGAAAACGCTGGTGCCTCCGGGGGCCAACACGAAACCCAGCCCTGGACGGAACAGTCTCCAGAACTCTGCCCCAGTTCGGGCACCAGCCTGTGCCCCACGTGGCCCCCACCAGCTGAGACTTAGTGGGACCTGGCGGTGGCCTCCAGGGGCGAGACCCCCGTTGCCCACCTGACTCTCCCCGGTTCTCTGTGAGACCGGCTCCTGAACtctcaggccccagccctggccccgctGCGTCCGCCTGCACTCCTTGCCCGCCTGGCCCGGCACTGCCCGCACGGGGGGCCTCGGGCCAGTGCTCAGGGACTGTGTCCACCGAGTACCCATAGGCGGGTCTCTCCTGGGGGCGGCCAGGCAGCTGTTAATAGAGACCTCGGCTGGGCCACCAGGGGCTGCTGTGCGAGGGCTGCTGCTCTGCGGCGCCTCTGGGCAGCAAGGCGCCCGCGTCTGTCCTTAACGGTCTCATCAAGATTCCGGGGGCCTACCCCACGAACTGGCGGCCATGAGTTACCCTTACACGAGTTTCAGTGCCAGCACTGTGTCCAGCTTCAGAACACCCCCAGCAGGAAGGAAGTTCCCTCTCTTCTAGTGGTACCTTTTATGGAAAGTGCACAAATGGACACTCGTCATGTGTCTGGCCTGTGACCCCCATATGCCTTTGACCTCCAGGAAGGGCATGCGCTGCCCCCAACCCAGGCGGCAAGCGCTCCAGGATGGGACAGGGATCGGTGATCCACGCGCCCCTAAGTTCAGCCCGCAGAGGGGCGTGCTGCGCCCCGCTCCTGCACGCCTCCCCGCTCGCCTGACCCCTCGCACTGCTCTCTGGGAACTCCCCGGGCCCGGATCCCACCCGGCCTCTCAATGATCACGTTTGCAAGGACGTGTCTGAAGCGGCTGCATCAGGCAGACAGTGGCCTGTCGCAAGATACTGCATTATCACCCGTGAACTGGGCATCTGGGGGTGAGCGAGCCGGGACGGAGCCGGAGCCTCATCCCAGAGCACGCATGTGACTTCCGTGCATAGGTGTTGGCCTGTGggctttaatattaaaattaatattaatttagtaTTAAGGTGGGGTGGCAGCTGGGGAAGTGGCACGGATCCTTCTGAGTGGAACGAAGCCAACGGCAGCGGCCTCGTAACCGAATTATCTCCGCAGGGAAACTTGATCGATACACGTGACACAGAAAACGGAGGGGCCGATCTGCAGGCTCGGTGACTTGGGCAGATGATCCACTTTGCTGATCTAAGGGCTTaaggtggggggaaaggaagaggaggctgGCACAGAGGAGCGGGGAGGAAGGGCGAGGAGCAGGGCTGCTCGGGGCCACCTGGTCCCAGACAGGTGCTGGCGTTCCCTACCCCAGCGTCCTACACCGTGTCCAGCCACCGTGTGCTCTGGTGGTCTACTTATAATGCTCCAGGACCACCTCCCAGGTTAACATCAGCGGTCACCTGACCTCTCCTGCCTTTGCCTAGCTGACCCGTCCCTGCCCGTCTGTGGGCGCTAGGATGACGTTCCCCACACCATCCTCAGAGGTCAGGGCGAGCCCAGTGCCAGGCGCAGAGCGGGGAAGCTGCCTGTAGGCACTGCCGGGGAGCCCAAGCGACT encodes:
- the SH3GL1 gene encoding endophilin-A2 isoform X1, which gives rise to MSVAGLKKQFYKASQLVSEKVGGAEGTKLDEDFKEMEKKVDVTSKAVTEVLARTIEYLQPNPASRAKLTMLNTVSKIRGQVKNPGYPQSEGLLGECMIRHGKELGGESNFGDALLDAGESMKRLAEVKDSLDIEVKQNFIDPLQNLCDKDLKEIQHHLKKLEGRRLDFDYKKKRQGRIPDEELRQALEKFEESKEVAETSMHNLLETDIEQVSQLSALVDAQLDYHRQAVQILDELAEKLKRRMREASSRPRREPKPREPFDLGEPEQSNGGFPCATAPKITASSSFRSSEKPIRTPSRSMPPLDQPSCKALYDFEPENAGELGFHEGDVITLTNQIDENWYEGMLHGQSGFFPLSYVEVLVPLPQ
- the SH3GL1 gene encoding endophilin-A2 isoform X2; its protein translation is MEKKVDVTSKAVTEVLARTIEYLQPNPASRAKLTMLNTVSKIRGQVKNPGYPQSEGLLGECMIRHGKELGGESNFGDALLDAGESMKRLAEVKDSLDIEVKQNFIDPLQNLCDKDLKEIQHHLKKLEGRRLDFDYKKKRQGRIPDEELRQALEKFEESKEVAETSMHNLLETDIEQVSQLSALVDAQLDYHRQAVQILDELAEKLKRRMREASSRPRREPKPREPFDLGEPEQSNGGFPCATAPKITASSSFRSSEKPIRTPSRSMPPLDQPSCKALYDFEPENAGELGFHEGDVITLTNQIDENWYEGMLHGQSGFFPLSYVEVLVPLPQ
- the SH3GL1 gene encoding endophilin-A2 isoform X3 produces the protein MLNTVSKIRGQVKNPGYPQSEGLLGECMIRHGKELGGESNFGDALLDAGESMKRLAEVKDSLDIEVKQNFIDPLQNLCDKDLKEIQHHLKKLEGRRLDFDYKKKRQGRIPDEELRQALEKFEESKEVAETSMHNLLETDIEQVSQLSALVDAQLDYHRQAVQILDELAEKLKRRMREASSRPRREPKPREPFDLGEPEQSNGGFPCATAPKITASSSFRSSEKPIRTPSRSMPPLDQPSCKALYDFEPENAGELGFHEGDVITLTNQIDENWYEGMLHGQSGFFPLSYVEVLVPLPQ